The Pseudophaeobacter arcticus DSM 23566 genome includes a region encoding these proteins:
- a CDS encoding Hint domain-containing protein — protein sequence MTRSMGGAGDDLIYSGDGDNEIRSGAGNDTIYGHGGADTFVITSDSDNDVIEDYSASDGDILLVDYPGITTYSELEPYLSDDGNWGTLISLPDGSVTQVKWLNYASQSASDFSFQSGPVCFLKGTLIDTATGARLVETLRPGDLVETLDNGMQPVRYISCRCYKFKNGPHKMKPIRIRPNALGPKTPNRELLVSPQHRIALPQNNPTHIVAAKRLLRLPGVTERPSCKIARYYHILLDQHQLVRANGAWAETLLVTKYSSDQAQLPSQLQRTRMKPIRTIEKVSRPPAFTFL from the coding sequence ATGACACGCTCGATGGGGGGGGCTGGCGACGACCTGATCTATAGCGGTGACGGCGATAACGAGATCCGCAGCGGCGCAGGCAATGATACGATCTACGGACATGGCGGTGCCGACACGTTCGTGATTACCTCCGACAGCGACAATGATGTGATTGAGGACTATTCCGCAAGCGATGGCGACATTCTTCTCGTCGACTATCCTGGGATCACGACTTATTCCGAGCTTGAGCCGTACCTGAGTGACGATGGCAACTGGGGCACTCTGATCTCCCTCCCGGACGGGTCGGTGACCCAGGTTAAGTGGTTGAACTATGCGTCTCAGTCAGCGTCGGATTTCAGCTTTCAGTCGGGGCCGGTGTGTTTTCTGAAGGGAACGCTGATCGATACGGCAACAGGCGCCAGACTGGTCGAGACATTACGCCCGGGCGACTTGGTCGAAACGCTAGACAACGGAATGCAGCCGGTGAGGTACATTTCTTGCAGATGCTACAAGTTCAAAAATGGTCCTCACAAGATGAAACCTATTCGGATTCGTCCCAATGCGCTCGGGCCGAAGACACCGAACCGCGAACTTCTCGTCTCGCCGCAACACAGGATCGCTCTGCCGCAGAACAATCCCACCCATATCGTGGCGGCAAAAAGGCTTCTTCGGCTACCCGGTGTCACGGAACGGCCGTCTTGCAAAATTGCACGGTACTACCACATCTTGCTTGATCAGCATCAACTGGTCCGGGCGAATGGCGCTTGGGCAGAAACACTCTTGGTGACAAAATACAGCAGCGACCAGGCACAGCTACCAAGCCAGCTGCAACGGACTCGAATGAAGCCCATTCGGACAATCGAAAAGGTTTCGCGGCCTCCCGCTTTTACCTTTCTCTAG
- a CDS encoding aromatic ring-hydroxylating oxygenase subunit alpha yields MNSAIELLARRVPGHSLEQAFYNDPDIFQTDLEAIHYREWLFAIPACELEKPGSYVTHKVGAYQVIIVRGADNRIRAFHNTCRHRGSIICKARKGNVPKLVCPYHQWTYELDGSLLWARDMGPGFDPGQHGLKTVHCRELAGLVYICLADEAPDFEAFAEIARPYLEPHDLANAKIAHESTIIEKGNWKLVWENNRECYHCGGNHPALCRTFPDDPTVTGIEQGATPPHLQKHFDRCEAVGLPSQFYMHDDGQFRLARMPLKEGAESYTMDGKSAVRRWLGRAPFADAGSLLKFHYPTTWNHFLADHSIVFRVTPISPTETEVTTKWLVHKDAVEGSDYDLKRLTEVWEATNDEDRQVVEDNQQGIDSPAYAPGPYSSTQETGVLQFVEWYCATLAAHLRPNALAAE; encoded by the coding sequence ATGAATTCAGCAATCGAGCTTCTGGCGCGGCGTGTGCCGGGCCATTCCCTTGAACAGGCGTTCTACAACGATCCTGACATCTTCCAGACCGATCTCGAAGCCATCCATTACCGCGAGTGGCTGTTTGCAATCCCCGCCTGCGAGCTTGAGAAACCGGGCAGCTACGTGACGCACAAGGTCGGCGCCTACCAGGTCATCATCGTGCGCGGCGCCGACAACCGGATCCGCGCCTTTCACAACACCTGCCGTCACCGTGGTTCGATTATCTGCAAGGCGCGCAAGGGCAATGTACCGAAACTGGTCTGCCCGTATCATCAATGGACCTACGAGCTCGATGGCTCCTTGCTCTGGGCGCGTGATATGGGGCCGGGTTTCGACCCGGGTCAGCACGGGCTGAAGACGGTTCATTGCCGGGAACTGGCCGGGTTGGTCTATATCTGCCTCGCCGATGAAGCGCCTGATTTCGAAGCCTTCGCCGAGATTGCGCGTCCTTATCTTGAGCCCCATGACCTCGCCAATGCCAAGATCGCCCATGAAAGTACGATCATCGAAAAGGGCAACTGGAAGCTGGTCTGGGAGAATAACCGCGAATGCTATCATTGCGGCGGCAACCACCCCGCCCTTTGCCGGACCTTTCCCGATGACCCTACGGTCACGGGCATCGAGCAGGGGGCAACGCCTCCGCATCTGCAAAAGCACTTTGACCGCTGCGAAGCCGTGGGCTTGCCGTCGCAGTTCTACATGCATGACGACGGTCAATTCCGCTTGGCCCGGATGCCGCTCAAGGAAGGGGCGGAAAGTTATACGATGGATGGCAAATCTGCGGTGCGTCGCTGGCTGGGACGCGCTCCCTTTGCGGATGCAGGTTCGTTGTTGAAGTTTCATTATCCCACCACATGGAACCACTTCCTTGCCGATCATTCCATCGTCTTCCGCGTCACCCCGATTAGCCCCACCGAAACCGAGGTCACGACCAAGTGGCTCGTCCACAAGGATGCGGTCGAGGGGAGCGATTATGATCTGAAGCGGCTGACCGAGGTCTGGGAAGCAACAAATGACGAGGACCGTCAGGTGGTTGAAGACAACCAGCAGGGCATAGATAGCCCCGCCTATGCGCCTGGCCCCTATTCCTCGACCCAGGAAACCGGCGTGCTGCAATTCGTAGAATGGTATTGCGCGACCTTGGCTGCGCATCTGCGTCCCAACGCCTTGGCGGCGGAGTAA